A region from the Vicinamibacterales bacterium genome encodes:
- a CDS encoding metallophosphoesterase codes for MRIVALSDQHGHLPEIPPCDLLIVAGDVCPDRIGTSFAGDHPERQKAWFDEHARSWLATAPARHKILTWGNHDWCGQACRFDADSPAAASTTGLQIVVDEGTLVPAAGTAGRSISVWATPWSREFDRWAFMKSPRELAEVYAAIPARIDILVSHQPPYGHGDRYDHPGSGAVEHLGSQEFLDAIGRIRPRLVVCGHLHGGHGRFEYDGIPIWNVSVVNDDYQLVRPPTIIDVADW; via the coding sequence ATGAGGATTGTGGCCCTGAGCGACCAGCACGGACATTTGCCGGAGATTCCGCCCTGCGATCTCCTGATCGTGGCCGGCGACGTTTGTCCTGACCGCATTGGGACGTCGTTCGCGGGTGACCACCCCGAACGGCAGAAGGCCTGGTTTGACGAGCATGCCCGGTCATGGCTGGCCACGGCCCCGGCGAGGCACAAGATCCTGACGTGGGGGAATCACGACTGGTGTGGGCAGGCGTGTCGCTTCGACGCCGACTCGCCGGCCGCGGCATCCACCACCGGGCTGCAGATTGTCGTGGACGAAGGCACCCTGGTGCCGGCGGCCGGAACGGCCGGGCGCTCGATCTCCGTCTGGGCGACGCCCTGGTCGCGCGAGTTCGACCGCTGGGCGTTCATGAAGTCCCCGCGCGAGTTGGCCGAGGTCTATGCCGCGATCCCGGCTCGCATCGACATCCTGGTGTCGCACCAGCCGCCCTATGGCCATGGTGACCGCTACGACCATCCCGGGTCCGGCGCCGTCGAACACCTTGGCAGCCAGGAGTTCCTGGACGCCATCGGCCGGATCAGGCCGCGGCTGGTCGTCTGCGGCCACCTGCACGGGGGCCACGGTCGTTTCGAGTACGACGGCATACCCATCTGGAACGTCAGCGTCGTCAACGACGACTACCAGCTGGTGCGGCCGCCGACGATCATCGATGTGGCGGACTGGTGA
- a CDS encoding NAD(P)/FAD-dependent oxidoreductase, producing the protein MALLPVDACVIGAGPAGCVMAARLAQLGFAVCIVERASFPRPHLGESLSPGVLTLLEAIGARRGVESSGVTRVRTVLSNWEGSFTERVDPREQGLLVDRGRFDAVLLERARTLGAMVLQPAVVRERAHRDDGWHLVVDAGGTSRRLRARFVIDATGRAAWLPGRRRRTGPRTVALHAYWAGGRLPTQPRIEAGADAWYWGVPLPDGVYNTLVFVDGASLRGRFASSREARFRELIGRSRLMDGCGRPRLAGPVLAADATPYLDEVSVTRTQIKVGDSALAIDPLSSSGVQKAIQTALSGAIVVNTLLRKPECSDAAIRFYGDSLAQASDRHRAWATGHYATVSARETGSFWSARSAPLAPLATPVAPAPPEEIGSQITSNARVQLSADAELVEVPRLGAEFVGLGPALRHPALETPVAYLGGWELAPLVREVRTGMTPLQVVHSWSPRVPFESGVAIAGWMLGRGILVPSPESLRVERP; encoded by the coding sequence ATGGCGCTTCTGCCCGTTGACGCGTGCGTGATTGGCGCCGGGCCGGCCGGGTGCGTGATGGCCGCGCGCCTGGCGCAGCTCGGCTTCGCGGTGTGCATTGTGGAACGGGCCTCGTTTCCGCGACCCCACCTCGGCGAGTCACTCAGCCCTGGCGTGTTGACCTTGCTCGAGGCCATCGGCGCACGGCGCGGCGTCGAATCCTCCGGGGTCACGCGCGTGCGCACGGTGTTGTCCAACTGGGAGGGGAGCTTCACCGAGCGCGTGGATCCGCGCGAGCAGGGCCTGCTGGTCGATCGCGGCCGATTCGATGCGGTGCTGCTCGAGCGCGCGCGCACACTGGGCGCAATGGTGCTGCAGCCGGCCGTGGTGCGCGAGCGCGCGCACCGTGACGACGGCTGGCACCTCGTCGTCGATGCGGGCGGGACGTCGCGCCGCCTGCGCGCGCGCTTTGTCATCGACGCCACCGGCCGCGCCGCCTGGCTTCCGGGCCGACGGCGTCGGACCGGCCCGCGCACGGTGGCGCTTCATGCCTACTGGGCGGGCGGGCGCCTGCCCACGCAGCCGCGCATTGAAGCCGGCGCGGACGCGTGGTACTGGGGGGTGCCGCTGCCTGACGGCGTTTACAACACGCTGGTGTTCGTTGACGGCGCGAGCCTGCGCGGCCGTTTCGCCTCGTCGCGTGAAGCGCGCTTTCGTGAGCTGATCGGCCGTTCCCGCTTGATGGACGGCTGCGGGCGTCCCCGCCTTGCCGGTCCGGTGCTCGCCGCGGATGCCACGCCGTACCTCGACGAAGTGAGCGTGACGCGCACGCAGATCAAGGTCGGCGACTCGGCGCTGGCCATCGACCCGCTCTCATCGAGCGGCGTCCAGAAGGCGATCCAGACGGCACTGTCGGGCGCGATCGTCGTCAACACGCTGCTGCGCAAGCCGGAGTGCAGTGACGCGGCTATTCGGTTTTATGGCGACAGCCTGGCGCAGGCGTCGGACCGCCATCGCGCATGGGCCACCGGCCACTACGCGACGGTGTCGGCGCGCGAGACCGGCAGCTTCTGGAGCGCGCGCTCCGCGCCCCTGGCGCCGCTCGCGACGCCCGTCGCACCCGCGCCGCCGGAAGAGATCGGCTCGCAGATCACCTCCAATGCGAGAGTGCAGCTGTCGGCCGATGCGGAACTGGTTGAGGTCCCGCGGCTCGGCGCGGAGTTTGTCGGACTCGGTCCGGCGCTTCGCCACCCGGCCCTTGAAACGCCCGTGGCCTACCTCGGTGGCTGGGAACTGGCGCCGCTGGTGCGTGAAGTGCGCACGGGCATGACGCCGCTCCAGGTCGTGCACTCCTGGTCGCCTCGCGTCCCATTCGAATCGGGCGTCGCCATCGCCGGGTGGATGCTCGGTCGTGGAATCCTGGTGCCATCACCTGAATCCCTGCGAGTGGAGCGGCCATGA
- a CDS encoding radical SAM protein, with translation MSRAEARRYMTASAPRSREVHLIETALGGHVFVADGSRLFDAAPELFGQFDEAMAAGRVGELLDGAGLGGTPYIDDVPLSAPPVHALSLAIAQKCNLGCSYCYAQQGEFGGAAKNMAAERANQAVDLLVNGAAPGARLNLAYLGGEPLVNRPVLQATTRRAAALAEERGVTLNFSITTNGTLLTEGDAAFFEEFGFAVTISLDGPREAHDAQRPYQGGKGSFDRIMENLKPLFARQRSMQVSARVTVTPANLTLRRTLDQFVAAGFHSVGFSPMLSAPTGQGEMQADDLEIMLGEMIDCGREFERRSVAGARYPFANMVNAMREIQKGTHRPYPCGAGAGYLGVSADGGLAACHRFVGDAEGAMGSLDRGIDEARRSTWLAERHVHTQEPCRDCWARYLCGGGCHHEVIRRGRPACDYIRGWLHYCLEAYLRLSPSGLGQDRRTPAEVA, from the coding sequence GTGAGCCGCGCCGAGGCGCGCCGCTACATGACGGCGTCGGCGCCCCGGTCACGCGAGGTCCATCTGATTGAGACCGCTCTCGGCGGCCACGTCTTCGTCGCCGATGGCAGCCGCCTGTTCGACGCGGCGCCTGAGTTGTTCGGCCAGTTCGACGAGGCGATGGCCGCCGGACGCGTCGGCGAGTTGCTCGACGGCGCCGGCCTCGGCGGCACGCCCTACATTGACGACGTGCCGCTCAGCGCGCCGCCCGTCCACGCGCTGTCGCTCGCCATCGCGCAAAAGTGCAATCTCGGATGCAGCTATTGCTACGCGCAACAGGGCGAGTTCGGCGGCGCCGCCAAGAACATGGCCGCGGAACGGGCCAACCAGGCCGTGGACCTGCTGGTGAACGGCGCGGCTCCAGGCGCGCGCCTCAACCTCGCCTACCTCGGCGGCGAGCCACTGGTGAATCGGCCGGTGCTCCAGGCGACGACGCGACGTGCGGCAGCGCTCGCCGAAGAACGCGGCGTGACGTTGAACTTCTCGATCACGACGAACGGCACGCTGCTCACGGAGGGCGACGCGGCGTTCTTCGAGGAGTTTGGCTTCGCGGTGACCATCAGTCTCGATGGTCCGCGCGAGGCTCACGATGCGCAACGTCCATACCAGGGCGGCAAGGGCAGCTTCGACCGGATCATGGAGAACCTGAAGCCGCTGTTCGCCCGCCAGCGGAGCATGCAGGTGTCCGCACGGGTCACGGTCACGCCGGCTAACCTGACGCTGCGCCGCACGCTCGATCAGTTCGTGGCCGCCGGATTTCACAGCGTCGGCTTTTCGCCGATGCTCAGCGCGCCAACGGGACAGGGCGAGATGCAGGCCGATGATCTCGAGATCATGCTCGGCGAGATGATCGACTGCGGCCGGGAATTCGAGCGACGCTCCGTCGCCGGCGCTCGCTACCCGTTCGCCAACATGGTGAACGCGATGCGGGAGATTCAGAAGGGCACGCATCGACCCTATCCCTGCGGCGCCGGCGCCGGTTACCTCGGGGTGTCCGCCGACGGCGGCCTCGCCGCGTGTCATCGCTTCGTCGGTGATGCCGAAGGCGCCATGGGCTCCCTCGATCGCGGGATCGACGAAGCACGCCGGTCCACGTGGCTGGCGGAGCGCCATGTCCACACCCAGGAACCCTGTCGCGACTGCTGGGCGCGCTACCTGTGCGGCGGCGGCTGCCACCATGAGGTGATTCGTCGCGGCCGGCCGGCGTGCGACTACATCCGCGGCTGGCTTCACTATTGCCTCGAAGCGTATTTGCGGCTGTCGCCTTCCGGACTCGGCCAGGATCGGCGCACTCCCGCCGAGGTCGCCTAG
- a CDS encoding ferritin-like domain-containing protein — protein MIAKELHFRERPLPPKPEGVAWRDYLILLLHIAAELEQSLMVQYLYAAYSLGGKHAAEQERKVHEWRDAILTVAKEEMGHLLTVQNCLCLLGGPISFEREDYPWDTPYYPFEFCLEPLTLRSLAKYVFAEMPATFTEDDKLEYGAAKAARKLLGPRARTPVGEIYDKIIEIISDPSKIPDADFNAETYGIQASFDDWGRGYRPGPFAPHVVPTDAPPPNQRKTRLIIAQMASRTEAIAALTDVAGQGEAPHLKAQVKAEPSHFARFARIFRELEAIQETQKDWSPSRRVPVNPVVANSADVNKESTAITAEPSRTWAALFNIRYRMLLTYLTHTFQLRRDNLDGPDDRRAAVMSKVFGEMYNLKAIAGILVRLPLVSAGDPRRAGPTFQTPFTLVLPSSEADVWRLQRDLVRGSQDLVATLMDPKQKNHHVVPADGPQYLAALRDLDLQSMAFIDQVLIGLRPAAQRTRK, from the coding sequence ATGATCGCGAAGGAACTCCATTTCCGCGAACGGCCGCTGCCGCCGAAACCTGAGGGGGTCGCGTGGCGCGACTACCTCATCCTGCTGCTCCATATCGCCGCCGAGCTCGAGCAGTCGTTGATGGTCCAGTACTTGTACGCCGCCTATTCGCTCGGCGGCAAACACGCCGCCGAGCAGGAGCGCAAGGTTCACGAGTGGCGCGACGCCATCCTGACCGTTGCCAAGGAAGAGATGGGGCATCTGCTGACCGTGCAGAATTGCCTCTGCCTGCTCGGTGGCCCGATCAGCTTCGAACGCGAAGACTATCCGTGGGACACGCCCTACTATCCCTTCGAATTCTGCCTCGAACCGCTCACCCTCAGGTCGCTGGCCAAGTATGTCTTCGCCGAGATGCCGGCGACGTTCACCGAGGACGACAAGCTGGAGTACGGCGCCGCGAAGGCGGCGAGGAAGTTGCTGGGCCCCAGGGCCAGGACTCCCGTCGGCGAGATCTACGACAAGATCATCGAGATCATCAGCGATCCCTCGAAGATCCCGGATGCGGACTTCAACGCGGAGACCTACGGCATCCAGGCGTCGTTCGACGATTGGGGACGGGGCTACCGGCCGGGGCCGTTCGCGCCTCACGTCGTGCCCACCGACGCGCCGCCGCCGAACCAGCGCAAGACCCGCCTGATCATCGCGCAGATGGCCAGCCGCACGGAGGCGATCGCCGCGCTCACCGACGTGGCCGGACAGGGTGAAGCGCCGCACCTGAAAGCTCAAGTGAAGGCCGAGCCGTCGCACTTCGCCAGGTTCGCCAGGATCTTCCGCGAACTGGAGGCGATCCAGGAGACCCAGAAGGACTGGTCGCCCTCTCGCCGCGTGCCGGTCAATCCGGTGGTCGCCAATTCCGCGGACGTGAACAAGGAGTCGACGGCCATCACCGCTGAACCCTCACGGACGTGGGCGGCCCTGTTCAACATCCGCTATCGCATGTTGCTGACCTATCTCACGCACACGTTCCAACTGCGCCGCGACAACCTCGACGGCCCGGACGACCGCCGCGCCGCCGTCATGTCGAAGGTGTTCGGTGAGATGTACAACCTCAAGGCCATCGCCGGCATCCTGGTGAGGCTGCCGCTGGTCAGCGCCGGCGATCCGCGCCGGGCGGGCCCGACCTTCCAGACACCGTTCACGCTCGTGCTGCCGTCGTCCGAAGCAGACGTCTGGCGGCTGCAACGGGATCTCGTTCGCGGTTCCCAGGACCTGGTCGCCACCTTGATGGACCCCAAACAGAAGAACCATCACGTGGTGCCCGCCGACGGACCGCAGTACCTCGCCGCGTTACGTGACCTCGACCTGCAGTCCATGGCCTTCATCGACCAGGTCCTGATCGGGCTGCGCCCGGCCGCGCAGAGGACACGCAAATGA